A region of Dermabacter vaginalis DNA encodes the following proteins:
- a CDS encoding Na(+)/H(+) antiporter subunit C, whose translation MHVSLLVLLLAAVLIASGIYMLLERTLSRIIMGAVLAGNGINLLFLLAIGTPGTPPFEGSGAVEGMSDPLPMAMVLTAIVISLALTGFGMALSYRSWQLFGHDEVPDDVEDLRIADRSRRLVERHRHEHIERVGFEADEQREERERERMQEEAEKACARSQDDRSDDISDDFTSDEDVEYSLTESDTDDEEESS comes from the coding sequence ATGCACGTTAGCCTCCTCGTTCTTCTCCTCGCCGCAGTGCTCATCGCGAGCGGGATCTACATGCTGCTCGAACGCACCCTTTCGCGCATCATCATGGGCGCGGTCCTCGCAGGTAATGGCATCAACCTTTTGTTCCTTCTCGCGATCGGCACCCCCGGAACTCCCCCGTTCGAAGGTTCGGGGGCGGTCGAGGGCATGAGTGACCCGCTCCCTATGGCGATGGTGCTCACCGCGATCGTGATCTCCTTGGCTCTCACGGGCTTCGGCATGGCGCTCTCCTACCGCTCGTGGCAGCTTTTCGGCCACGACGAAGTCCCCGATGACGTTGAGGATCTTCGCATTGCCGACCGCTCGCGCAGGCTCGTGGAACGCCACCGTCACGAGCACATCGAGCGTGTGGGCTTTGAAGCCGACGAGCAGCGCGAGGAACGTGAGCGGGAACGCATGCAAGAAGAGGCCGAAAAGGCTTGCGCGAGGTCCCAGGATGACCGGAGCGACGATATCTCCGACGACTTCACTTCCGACGAGGATGTGGAATACAGCCTGACTGAAAGTGACACGGACGACGAGGAGGAGAGCTCATGA